The proteins below are encoded in one region of Penicillium psychrofluorescens genome assembly, chromosome: 4:
- a CDS encoding uncharacterized protein (ID:PFLUO_006840-T1.cds;~source:funannotate): MRSLSPALASLANVFRIPMSLTPVRPAVSRVCHETLSRQSAPTTAAVQTAPFSSTSTLAKRKGGGPQVDKRITLIRYFLYHPLTPRPLRFSRNRFLRHWTIHRAWQLFQAQQRKKQELELQRQYQSMQAACEELRTGAGDGGKLFRVSMNKKGVFTDLFPIEYARFQTESPAAEGWNYEWKRPEKKY; the protein is encoded by the exons ATGCGGTCTCTATCACCAGCGCTCGCGTCTCTCGCGAACGTCTTTCGAATCCCCATGTCATTGACTCCCGTGCGCCCAGCCGTTTCCCGCGTCTGCCACGAAACCTTGTCTCGACAATCTGCACCGACCACCGCAGCCGTGCAAACCGCCCCGTTCTCATCGACGAGCACCCTGGCAAAGCGGAAGGGAGGTGGTCCTCAAGTGGACAAGCGAATCA CTCTCATCCGCTACTTCCTCTACCACCCCCTAACCCCGCGCCCGCTCCGCTTCTCCCGCAACCGCTTCCTCCGCCACTGGACCATCCACCGCGCCTGGCAACTATTCCAGGCgcagcagcgcaagaagcaggaACTCGAGCTGCAGCGCCAGTACCAGAGTATGCAGGCTGCGtgcgaggagctgcgcaCGGGTGCCGGCGATGGCGGGAAATTGTTCCGCGTCTCAATGAACAAGAAGGGCGTGTTTACGGATCTGTTTCCCATTGAGTATGCCCGGTTTCAGACGGAGTCGCCCGCTGCCGAGGGGTGGAATTATGAGTGGAAGAGGCCTGAGAAGAAGTATTAG
- a CDS encoding uncharacterized protein (ID:PFLUO_006841-T1.cds;~source:funannotate), with translation MVAVAAASYGNRPDYTGRYTFAAPYDQSFLDGYSILKHIGGLGPYSNRMSFGIGRDPPESCVIDQVIMIRRHGERYPQASDGAGIEDVLKKLYSFNVADWTGDLTFLNWWKYYVTDPGYYELETETGPYNGLLTSYKHGAEYSVRYGHLWDQTSGKTVPMWTSGFERVVQTARKFGEGFFGWNYTNSVALNVISESETMGANSLTPVCPGDTDLRTCGSLTQDLPVFRVAAERFNKQNPGLELNSTDIYELMFMSAFELNVRGYSDWIDAFTLDEWKWFGYTQDLQYYYCAGPGDSFSKAVGSVYANASVTLLNQGPEKAGTMYFNFAHDTNITPILAALGIASPSEDLPLDRIPFPSTYEIGNIMPMGGHLTFERMSCNATAATERDVYVRVILNEAVVPFTSCQEGPGFSCSLANYTKMVNNMLPNFLSECKINSTLPQHLSFWWNYNTTSEYNHQTARYIPYQGSSFV, from the exons AtggtggctgttgctgcagcCTCGTACGGCAATAGACCTGACTACACCGGGAGATACACATTTGCAGCGCCGTATGACCAATCCTTTCTGGATGGATACTCGATCCTTAAGCACATCGGCGGACTAGGGCCATATAGTAACCGCATGTCCTTTGGCATCGGACGAGATCCTCCCGAGTCTTGTGTCATTGACCAGGTCATTATGATCAGGCGTCATGGCGAGCGGTACCCACAAGCCAGCGATGGCGCGGGGATCGAAGATGTCCTAAAGAAGCTGTACAGCTTCAATGTGGCAGACTGGACGGGCGATCTGACCTTCCTGAACTGGTGGAAGTACTACGTGACCGACCCGGGTTACTACGAGCTCGAGACCGAGACGGGACCCTACAACGGGCTACTGACGTCGTACAAGCACGGCGCGGAGTACAGTGTGCGGTACGGACATTTGTGGGATCAGACATCTGGAAAGACTGTGCCCATGTGGACGAGTGGATTTGAGCGCGTTGTGCAGACGGCTCGCAAGTTTG GAGAGGGTTTCTTTGGATGGAACTATACCAACTCGGTCGCGTTGAACGTCATCTCAGAGAGTGAGACTATGGGAGCCAACAGTCTCACGCCCGTGTGCCCTGGGGATACCGACCTGCGGACCTGCGGCAGTCTCACCCAGGACCTGCCTGTGTTCCGGGTGGCGGCTGAGAGATTCAACAAACAGAACCCAGGCCTTGAACTTAACTCGACGGATATATACGAGCTCATGT TCATGTCGGCCTTTGAGCTGAACGTCCGAGGCTACTCGGATTGGATCGATGCCTTCACCCTGGACGAGTGGAAATGGTTTGGATATACGCAGGACCTGCAATACTACTACTGTGCCGG CCCCGGGGATTCTTTTTCCAAGGCCGTTGGCTCTGTTTACGCCAATGCCTCTGTGACTTTACTGAACCAGGGACCGGAGAAGGCTGGCACCATGTACTTCAACTT CGCTCACGATACGAACATCACCCCCATTTTAGCGGCGCTGGGTATCGCATCACCTAGTGAAGATCTACCATTGGACAGAATCCCCTTCCCATCAACATATGAGATTGGCAATATTATGCCCATGGGCGGCCATCTGACCTTTGAACGAATGAGCTGTAATGCAACAGCCGCTACGGAGAGAGACGTGTATGTACGTGTCATTCTCAACGAGGCGGTTGTCCCCTTCACGTCTTGCCAGGAGGGACCCGGGTTCTCTTGCTCGCTAGCCAATTACACGAAGATGGTCAACAACATGCTCCCCAACTTTTTGTCGGAGTGCAAGATCAACAGCACGTTGCCGCAGcatctttccttctggtGGAACTACAACACTACTTCGGAGTACAACCACCAGACGGCGAGATACATCCCTTACCAGGGCTCAAGCTTTGTGTAG
- a CDS encoding uncharacterized protein (ID:PFLUO_006842-T1.cds;~source:funannotate): MASLPGYPAANRSRSSDGAISATPDGGSTLQDAPEASNSRAEDSEETILLNKGSSTPSDTYSLAPSANKSLSRSTHVVDEPRKCWICYTDETEDSPLNSEWRSPCPCALTAHEACLLDWLADLENPQSRKRNGGIVTKMVCPQCKTEIVVTRPRSYVVDTLRLMERVAGRLVLPGMVFTVAGTVWAGCCAHGIYSMYLIFGTEEARQILEDSVEGPWNPGMNLGLPLIPLVLIFSRTRYAEGLLPAIPVLFFAAHSPGQEPDFDLWPPTPAMTFAALPYVKSFYGALYERLFGGLERKWIAEVQPRAAEEALDDAQQQDQAEGLNRFGDNGNGQILMEIDLELQVGMGNNDEPPEIAALPVGEDQNGLNEAIQAGQGQQADNEPALGLGRRQNEIIHNSNLADIVLGALVFPAISASMGGLMKYVLPKSWTTPSSILERGRPGLLQSRWGRSVVGGCVFVLLKDALVLYCRWKLAQTHRRRKVQNYDRTRKHSGARR; this comes from the coding sequence ATGGCCTCCCTTCCTGGATACCCTGCCGCGAACCGGTCGAGATCATCCGATGGCGCCATATCCGCGACCCCCGATGGCGGCTCCACGTTGCAAGATGCCCCCGAAGCAAGCAACTCGCGGGCCGAGGACTCGGAGGAAACAATCTTGTTGAACAAGGGTTCCTCGACTCCCAGCGACACATATAGTCTGGCTCCCTCCGCCAACAAATCCCTCAGCCGCTCAACACACGTCGTCGACGAACCGCGCAAGTGTTGGATCTGCTATACGGATGAGACGGAAGACTCGCCGCTGAACTCGGAGTGGCGGTCGCCATGTCCTTGCGCCCTGACGGCCCATGAGGCGTGTCTGTTGGACTGGCTTGCGGACCTGGAGAACCCTCAGTCGCGCAAGCGCAACGGCGGCATCGTCACCAAGATGGTGTGTCCCCAGTGCAAGACGGAGATTGTGGTCACTCGGCCGCGGAGCTATGTGGTCGATACTCTCCGTCTGATGGAGCGGGTCGCGGGTCGTTTGGTCTTGCCGGGTATGGTGTTTACAGTCGCAGGCACGGTATGGGCTGGATGTTGTGCGCATGGGATCTATTCGATGTACCTGATCTTCGGCACGGAGGAGGCAAGGCAAATTCTCGAGGACAGTGTGGAAGGCCCTTGGAATCCGGGCATGAATCTTGGCCTGCCTCTGATTCCACTGGTCCTGATCTTCTCCCGCACTCGCTATGCCGAGGGTCTCCTCCCGGCCATCCCCGTCCTTTTCTTCGCCGCGCACAGTCCTGGGCAAGAACCCGATTTCGACCTGTGGCCCCCAACACCTGCGATGACGTTCGCTGCTTTGCCGTATGTCAAAAGCTTCTATGGCGCGCTCTACGAGCGGCTCTTTGGTGGGTTGGAAAGAAAGTGGATCGCGGAGGTGCAGCCtcgtgcagcagaagaagcacTGGATGATGCTCAGCAGCAGGACCAAGCAGAAGGCCTTAATCGGTTTGGCGATAACGGGAATGGCCAGATTCTTATGGAGATCGACCTTGAATTGCAAGTGGGAATGGGCAATAATGACGAGCCACCCGAGATTGCGGCTCTGCCTGTTGGGGAAGATCAGAACGGCCTCAATGAGGCGATTCAAGCaggacaaggacagcaagCCGACAATGAGCCTGCTCTGGGGCTAGGTCGACGACAAAACGAAATCATCCACAATAGCAACCTCGCCGACATCGTCCTCGGGGCCCTTGTATTCCccgccatctcggcctcTATGGGCGGGCTGATGAAGTACGTGCTGCCTAAATCTTGGACGACTCCATCCTCGATCCTGGAGCGCGGCCGTCCCGGGCTCCTTCAGTCCCGTTGGGGCCGCAGCGTTGTTGGCGGCTGTGTCTTCGTGCTCCTCAAGGATGCATTGGTGCTCTACTGCCGATGGAAATTGGCACAGACCCACCGGCGCCGCAAGGTGCAGAACTACGACCGAACAAGAAAGCATTCTGGAGCACGGCGGTAG
- a CDS encoding uncharacterized protein (ID:PFLUO_006843-T1.cds;~source:funannotate) yields MPLRPSKSALRSIHLQRQLASGRRPFSTAFVASASPHRSFGQKRSQSTATAQATGSRPAPSPAFNQEPHRNEVSPLQNRQLPELDDSMVGMTGGEIFHEMMLRLDVKHVFGYPGGAILPVFDAIYNSKHFDFILPKHEQGAGHMAEGYARASGKPGVVLVTSGPGATNVVTPMQDAMSDGTPMIVFCGQVVTGAIGTDAFQEADVVGISRACTKWNVMVKSVAELPRRIQEAFDIATSGRPGPVLVDLPKDITAGILRKPIPMQSTIPSLPSAATMAAREMGKKQLDSTIAKVARLVNVAKKPVLYCGQGLLARPDGPKILKEFADKACIPVTTTLQGLGGFDELDPKSLHMLGMHGSAYANMAMQEADLIIAVGARFDDRVTLSIPKFAPQAKLAAAEGRGGIVHFEIMPKNINKVVEANVAVEGDCAENLDLLLPHVHAVKERTEWFEQINDWKARFPLSLYERQSVNGTIKPQHLIETLSKLTADRKEKTIITTGVGQHQMWAAQHFRWRHPRTMITSGGLGTMGFGLPSAIGAKVARPDCLVIDIDGDASFNMTLTELSTAAQFNIGVKVLLLNNEEQGMVTQWQNLFYEDRYSHTHQQNPDFVPLARSMRVAAEQVSNPAEVEEKLKWLIEHDGPALLEVITDKKVPVLPMVPAGSGLHEFLVYDEAKEQQRKALMRERGVKF; encoded by the exons atgccTCTAAGACCATCAAAAAGCGCTCTGCGCTCCATTCACCTGCAGAGGCAGCTTGCCTCGGGGCGTCGACCTTTTTCCACTGCCTTTgtggcctcggcctcgcccCACCGCTCTTTCGGTCAAAAGCGCAGTCAGAGCACAGCTACCGCACAGGCTAC TGGCTCACGCCCCGCGCCGAGTCCGGCATTCAACCAAGAACCGCACCGGAATGAGGTCTCTCCTCTCCAGAACCGCCAGCTCCCTGAGCTCGATGACTC AATGGTCGGCATGACCGGTGGAGAAATTTTTCATGAGATGATGCTTCGCCTTGACGTGAAGCATGTCT TTGGATACCCGGGTGGTGCCATTCTCCCCGTGTTCGATGCCATCTATAACTCGAAGCACTTTGATTTCATTCTCCCCAAGCATGAACAAGGTGCTGGTCACATGGCCGAGGGCTATGCCCGTGCATCTGGAAAGCCCGGTGTTGTCCTGGTCACTTCCGGCCCCGGAGCAACCAATGTCGTTACTCCTATGCAAGATGCCATGTCCGATGGCACTCCCATGATTGTCTTCTGTGGTCAGGTCGTGACCGGTGCCATTGGTACTGACGCTTTCCAAGAGGCCGACGTGGTCGGTATCTCTCGGGCATGTACGAAGTGGAACGTGATGGTCAAGTCCGTTGCCGAGCTTCCTCGCCGCATTCAAGAAGCATTCGATATCGCCACCAGTGGCCGCCCGGGCCCCGTTCTGGTCGACCTACCCAAGGATATCACCGCTGGAATCCTTCGCAAGCCCATCCCCATGCAGAGCACTatcccctccctccccagcgcagcaacCATGGCCGCCCGTGAAATgggcaagaagcagctcgatagcaccatcgccaaagtCGCTCGCCTGGTCAATGTCGCCAAGAAGCCCGTTCTCTATTGTGGTCAGGGTCTCCTCGCTCGTCCGGACGGCCCCAAGATCTTGAAGGAGTTTGCGGACAAGGCTTGTATTCCCGTCACCACTACCCTTCAGGGTCTCGGCGGATTCGATGAGCTGGATCCCAAGTCTCTTCACATGCTCGGTATGCACGGTTCGGCATAtgccaacatggccatgcAGGAGGCCGACCTGATCATTGCTGTTGGTGCTCGGTTTGACGACCGTGTCACTCTTAGCATTCCCAAGTTTGCGCCCCAGGCGAAGCTGGCGGCTGCTGAGGGCCGTGGTGGTATCGTGCACTTCGAAATCATGCCCAAGAACATCAACAAGGTTGTTGAGGCCAATGTTGCCGTGGAGGGTGACTGTGCTGAGAACCTCGACCTGCTTCTGCCCCATGTTCACGCCGTCAAGGAGCGTACCGAATGGTTTGAGCAGATCAACGACTGGAAGGCACGCTTTCCTCTGTCTCTCTACGAGCGCCAGAGCGTCAACGGCACCATTAAGCCGCAGCACCTGATCGAGACGCTCAGCAAGCTTACTGCCGACCGGAAGGaaaagaccatcatcaccaccggTGTCGGACAGCACCAAATGTGGGCTGCCCAGCACTTCCGCTGGCGCCACCCGCGGACCATGATCACCTCTGGTGGTCTTGGTACTATGGGCTTCGGTCTTCCTTCGGCCATTGGTGCCAAGGTGGCTCGGCCTGATTGCCTGGTCATTGATATCGATGGCGATGCTTCGTTCAACATGACCCTGACCGAACTGTCCACTGCTGCTCAGTTCAACATTGGCGTGAAGGTTCTGCTGCTCAACAACGAGGAGCAAGGA ATGGTCACCCAATGGCAAAACCTCTTCTACGAGGATCGGTACTCGCATACCCACCAGCAGAACCCCGACTTCGTCCCTCTGGCCCGCTCTATGCGCGTTGCCGCTGAGCAGGTCTCAAATCCCGCcgaggttgaggagaagctgaagtGGCTGATCGAGCACGATGGCCCTGCCCTGCTGGAGGTCATCACTGACAAGAAGGTCCCTGTTCTTCCCATGGTGCCGGCCGGCAGCGGTCTACACGAGTTCTTGGTTTATGATGAAG CCAAGGAACAGCAACGCAAGGCCCTGATGCGGGAGCGGGGTGTGAAGTTTTGA
- a CDS encoding uncharacterized protein (ID:PFLUO_006845-T1.cds;~source:funannotate), with protein MPASQELVPQTESIAEVYATDNASVASVAPEHQQRWAALVSQFNKTYNHRPDFVARSPGRVNIIGEHIDYSLYDVLPTAVSVDVIMAVKVVPASASGTTIKIANVSPEKFPTREFSVPHDTDIEIDPKKHEWINYFKAGLQGALKFLREHKSDGSLVPTSMEILVDGNVPPGGGISSSAAFVCASALAVMKANNHNVSKQDLLDLAVVSERAVGVYSGGMDQAASIFSKRGYLLYTQFFPQFKAQHVPIPTAAEEITFLMAQSFVTSNKADTAPRHYNLRVAECTLAAVILAKHFGLTLPKDNSSLGYSLRNFQQQLMIKEERLQDPLEYQIDSVIQAVQDLLTQEQGYTREEMAQLLGITVAELESTYLSAFPVQADRFLLRQRALHCFKEARRVLDFTACLAKSSQLDEKRIQYLGQLLNESQESCRTAYDCSAPEVDDICAIARRAGTWGSRLTGAGWGGCTVHMLPQSKVEAVTNALRDEYYLKKFPDISAEKLQQAMVISKPSNGSFLVTGAAIDQIPL; from the exons ATGCCTGCCTCCCAAGAGCTCGTCCCGCAGACCGAATCCATCGCGGAGGTTTATGCCACCGACAATGCCTCCGTCGCGTCGGTTGCGCCAGAACACCAGCAACGGTGGGCAGCGCTGGTCTCGCAGTTCAACAAGACCTACAACCACCGCCCGGACTTTGTCGCGCGCAGTCCCGGCCGTGTGAACATTATCGGCGAACACATCGATTACTCGCTGTACGATGTGCTGCCGACCGCCGTCAGCGTCGACGTGATCATGGCCGTCAAGGTCGTCCCCGCCAGCGCATCCGGCACCACCATCAAGATCGCCAATGTCTCGCCCGAAAAATTCCCCACGCGCGAGTTCAGTGTCCCGCATGATACGGACATCGAGATCGATCCCAAGAAGCACGAGTGGATCAATTACTTCAAGGCCGGCTTGCAGGGCGCACTCAAGTTCTTGCGCGAGCACAAGTCCGATGGCTCGCTCGTCCCCACTAGCATGGAGATCTTGGTCGATGGCAATGTTCCCCCCGGCGGTGGCATCTCCAGCAGTGCCGCGTTCGTCTGTGCCAGTGCCTTGGCCGTCATGAAGGCCAACAACCACAACGTCTCCAAGCAGGacctgctggatctggcgGTCGTCTCTGAGCGGGCTGTCGGCGTGTACTCGGGCGG TATGGACCAAGCAgcctccatcttctcgaagcGTGGCTATCTGCTCTACACCCAATTCTTCCCGCAATTCAAGGCCCAGCACGTCCCGATCCCGACGGCCGCGGAAGAGATCACCTTCCTCATGGCACAAAGCTTCGTCACCTCGAACAAAGCCGACACTGCCCCGCGGCACTACAACCTGCGCGTCGCAGAATGCACCCTGGCGGCCGTGATTCTGGCCAAGCATTTCGGTCTCACTCTCCCCAAGGATAACAGCTCGCTGGGATACAGTCTACGGAACTTCCAGCAACAGCTGatgatcaaggaggagcGGCTGCAGGACCCCCTGGAGTACCAGATCGACTCGGTGATCCAGGCCGTGCAGGACCTGTTGACACAGGAGCAGGGCTACAcgcgcgaggagatggcTCAACTGCTGGGCAtcaccgtcgccgagctcgagtcTACCTACCTATCCGCCTTTCCTGTGCAAGCAGATCGGttcctcctgcgccagcgcGCCCTGCACTGCTTCAAGGAGGCTCGGCGCGTGCTCGACTTCACGGCGTGCCTCGCCAAATCATCCCAGCTTGACGAGAAGCGCATCCAATACCTGGGCCAGCTGCTGAACGAGTCGCAGGAGTCGTGCCGCACGGCCTACGATTGCAGTGCTCCCGAGGTCGACGACATCTGCGCTATTGCTCGCCGTGCTGGTACCTGGGGTAGCCGGTTGACTGGTGCTGGATGGGGCGGTTGCACTGTCCACATGCTGCCCCAGAGCAAGGTTGAGGCGGTTACCAATGCTCTTCGCGACGAGTACTATCTCAAGAAGTTCCCGGACATCAGCGCCGAGAAACTGCAGCAGGCCATGGTTATCAGCAAGCCGTCCAATGGCTCGTTCTT GGTTACGGGAGCTGCTATTGACCAGATCCCTCTCTAA
- a CDS encoding uncharacterized protein (ID:PFLUO_006846-T1.cds;~source:funannotate), producing the protein MPRTRSAPAAKSEPNQAQQMPKPLTPESPCKTFILPSSASDNARLLSLPNPQSGDLARYFFCPDRGVYEFTVIASPSQPGRSILFTPCTENPSKDDDAAVIPKATVAKKAELLVATPIDTIFLMIPLLAPSSKSGASLFQPLDDIIDSQDDLPPHLRHVLYDETFRPSLLSRVEAICDTVEAGDEKLFRFSETKLVRELIGKAERMVAHGLPASLEERFVRQALATPLMAVKREDIVTSQTSSIEGELSTKSEERPDSPSTVATTATPSVSTPAGESTPAPQPPGAEDSTPSDPVARLLRISTALAFIKESYLPPSLCTRLDEILASPESPLDLKPLTERLKQIASLRAEAMASRNMSDFTRKRGLDDDEEAETRAEKKRKKDEEEKKKKAAESRGVRDLKKVNTTGMKKMSDFFGMAAAKKKT; encoded by the coding sequence ATGCCGCGAACACGATCGGCTCCAGCAGCCAAATCCGAACCAAACCAGGCACAACAAATGCCCAAGCCATTGACGCCAGAATCACCCTGCAAGACTTTCATTCTCCCCTCTTCAGCTAGCGACAATGCTCGACTATTATCCCTGCCGAATCCGCAGTCGGGAGACCTAGCGCGCTATTTCTTCTGTCCGGACCGCGGCGTCTACGAGTTTACCGTTATCGCATCACCTTCACAACCAGGACGAAGTATCCTGTTCACGCCTTGCACAGAGAATCCATccaaagatgatgatgcggcCGTCATCCCGAAAGCCACAGTCGCGAAGAAGGCCGAATTGCTGGTTGCAACACCAATTGACACCATATTCCTCATGATCCCATTGCTCGCACCTTCTTCAAAGTCCGGCGCTTCCCTTTTTCAGCCGCTGGACGACATAATTGACTCTCAAGACGACCTGCCACCGCATCTGCGCCATGTTCTCTACGATGAAACGTTTCGGCCATCCCTCCTCTCGCGCGTGGAGGCTATCTGTGATACTGTGGAAGCGGGGGATGAGAAACTGTTCCGCTTCAGCGAGACGAAGCTGGTCCGGGAGTTGATCGGTAAAGCGGAGCGCATGGTCGCTCATGGCCTGCCGGCAAGCTTGGAAGAGCGGTTTGTTCGACAAGCCCTCGCTACTCCGCTGATGGCCGTCAAACGGGAAGACATTGTGACGAGCCAGACCTCATCGATTGAGGGCGAATTAAGCACGAAATCAGAGGAACGGCCGGACTCGCCGTCGACAGTGGCCACCACTGCGACACCGTCTGTGTCGACGCCTGCGGGCGAATCGACCCCAGCTCCTCAGCCACCCGGTGCTGAAGACTCCACGCCTTCAGACCCCGTAGCTCGTCTCCTGCGGATCTCGACCGCGCTGGCCTTCATCAAGGAGTCATACCTCCCACCGTCCCTGTGCACCCGGCTGGACGAAATCCTCGCCTCTCCCGAGAGCCCGCTAGATTTGAAACCTTTGACGGAGCGTCTCAAACAGATTGCTAGTCTCCGCGCCGAGGCCATGGCATCACGGAATATGTCTGACTTTACCCGCAAGCGCGGAttggatgacgatgaagaagcggagACAAGAGCCGAGAAGAAGCGTaagaaggacgaggaggaaaagaagaaaaaggcggCTGAGTCTCGAGGTGTTCGGGACTTGAAGAAGGTCAATACGACtgggatgaagaaaatgaGCGATTTCTTCGGCATGGCtgcggccaagaagaagacttGA
- a CDS encoding uncharacterized protein (ID:PFLUO_006847-T1.cds;~source:funannotate), translating to MLSSPSGRRKYEDMQRRRENMSPLKRSSTTPNIRSKAAQILEEDEEMDEDDEEDEETLALKLEEIKARLKLKQLQKNRGRSDSNQSNARPSSAISSTSSRLQEVQRSPRGEKRKAGADGVQVPVSPTKREVPAAHVASPRRYLMGIDKGWKASDVSLKRAPRNDQLGRRPSDLSSPAGLSKIKSFSERMAEGRAAEKSRMERAEKLQANRSSGFQLDKGEIEAFKTAAAETKPSPPPSAARDRQVESFSREDILRSLGQSRPLGIKRSQTTPNVRRTENNSDDSQGRSQLHKRNHTAESETVSSTHEEEAKSPDPSKFESYSSLHLSTRILPQSFLSRNLASKTIFRIPDLLKIVKAPAFELPEEVDGDFVVFGIVASKSSPRDIKRSGNATAKEADPYDDGRNNTNRYMAITLTDLKWTIDLFLFDTAFPRYYKISEGTLIAILNPTIMPPPKHKLDTNRFSLALSSSDDKVLEIGHARDIGFCKAVRKDGKTCQTWVDGRKTEFCDFHVDVQVRRTQGHRSGVNSGSGTYGPGGRSGSRTGFFGSEGGSKKGDGRGGDASKQGLKQEGPQYHWGTQSTYYLAPAPKNRGAGRSSFNPVAAGQSAANLLDNVSDDPFIAAGMMGRGTDSKEERLRKRLATQQRERDITEKLFSNRVGGVGAEYLRKRTANAETSKDAQDETPGGTPSTPKLPSSNASALNLSSFGKAQNVRLSPMKRARDKPHGSGVKKTRFITAKGIREAGRDSLGGPSEADPASNPFSDTDDDLDIV from the coding sequence ATGCTGAGTTCCCCAAGCGGACGGCGAAAATACGAGGATATGCAGCGCCGTCGTGAGAACATGTCGCCCTTGAAACGCTCAAGCACAACCCCAAACATCCGGTCGAAAGCCGCACAGATcttggaagaggatgaggagatggacgaagatgacgaggaagacgaggagacGCTGGCTCTCaagctggaagagatcaaggctCGACTTAAGCTGAAGCAGCTCCAAAAGAACCGCGGCAGATCTGATTCAAACCAGAGCAATGCCCGGCCATCTTCTGCGATCAGTTCCACCTCGTCGCGGCTACAGGAGGTACAAAGAAGTCCGAGaggggagaaaagaaaagcgGGCGCGGATGGAGTCCAGGTTCCTGTGTCTCCTACGAAACGAGAAGTTCCGGCTGCCCATGTGGCGTCACCGCGAAGATATCTGATGGGCATTGATAAGGGCTGGAAAGCCAGTGATGTATCGCTGAAGCGGGCTCCTAGAAATGATCAACTTGGACGTCGGCCCAGTGATCTTTCTTCCCCGGCTGGACTCAGCAAGATCAAAAGTTTCAGTGAAAGGATGGCTGAAGGGCGGGCAGCTGAGAAGTCTCGCATGGAACGAGCAGAAAAGTTGCAGGCTAACCGCAGCTCGGGTTTCCAGCTGGACAAAGGCGAGATAGAAGCCTTCAAGACTGCAGCTGCCGAAACAaagccatcaccaccaccgtcagCAGCCAGGGACCGACAAGTGGAAAGCTTCAGTCGTGAGGATATCCTGCGGTCTCTCGGTCAGTCTCGTCCGTTGGGCATCAAGCGCAGCCAGACGACGCCAAACGTGCGGCGAACGGAGAACAACAGCGATGACAGCCAAGGACGATCTCAACTACACAAACGAAACCATACAGCGGAATCAGAAACGGTGTCATCTACGCACGAGGAAGAGGCAAAGTCGCCTGATCCATCCAAATTCGAGTCCTATTCGTCCTTGCATCTTTCAACCCGCATTCTACCCCAGTCTTTCTTGAGCCGAAACCTGGCTAGCAAAACCATCTTCCGAATCCCCGACCTCCTCAAAATAGTGAAAGCGCCCGCCTTCGAGCTTCCAGAAGAAGTGGATGGAGACTTTGTCGTTTTTGGGATTGTGGCATCTAAATCCAGCCCCAGGGATATAAAACGTTCGGGGAACGCGACTGCCAAAGAAGCAGACCCTTACGACGATGGCCGCAACAACACAAATAGATACATGGCGATCACTCTGACTGACTTGAAGTGGACGATTGACCTCTTCCTGTTCGACACGGCCTTTCCTCGTTACTACAAGATCTCGGAAGGAACCTTGATCGCCATCTTGAACCCCACGATCATGCCTCCACCAAAACACAAGCTGGACACCAACCGGTTCAGTCTCGCCTTATCATCATCCGACGACAAGGTCCTGGAGATTGGACACGCTCGAGACATTGGATTCTGCAAAGCCGTGAGAAAAGACGGCAAGACATGCCAGACTTGGGTGGACGGCCGAAAGACAGAGTTTTGTGATTTCCACGTCGACGTTCAGGTGCGGCGCACCCAGGGCCACCGCTCGGGTGTCAACAGCGGGTCTGGTACGTACGGTCCTGGCGGCCGATCCGGCTCCCGAACCGGATTTTTCGGCAGTGAGGGAGGCAGCAAGAAgggagatggccgaggtggTGACGCATCCAAGCAAGGCCTCAAGCAAGAAGGCCCCCAGTACCACTGGGGAACGCAATCTACTTACTACCTGGCGCCAGCACCAAAGAACCGAGGCGCTGGCCGTTCCTCTTTCAACCCCGTTGCTGCTGGACAGTCCGCAGCGAACTTGTTGGACAACGTTAGCGACGACCCTTTCATCGCGGCCGGCATGATGGGCCGCGGAACGGACAGCAAAGAAGAGCGGCTCCGCAAACGCCTGGCGACGcagcagcgcgagcgcgaTATCACCGAGAAACTGTTCTCCAACCGCGTCGGCGGCGTGGGCGCCGAGTATCTTCGCAAGCGCACGGCCAACGCCGAGACATCCAAGGATGCACAGGACGAGACGCCCGGAGGAACTCCATCTACTCCGAAACTGCCCTCGTCCAACGCCAGTGCGTTGAACCTGTCCAGCTTCGGGAAGGCGCAGAATGTCCGCTTGAGTCCGATGAAGCGCGCTCGTGATAAACCCCACGGCAGTGGTGTCAAGAAGACACGGTTTATTACTGCGAAGGGGATCAGGGAGGCGGGCCGGGATAGTCTGGGTGGGCCGTCTGAGGCTGATCCGGCTAGCAATCCATTCTCGGATACTGACGATGACTTGGATATTGTTTGA